From the genome of Thauera chlorobenzoica:
TCGCGCCATGACATCGACACCGGCAGCGGAGCAGTACGACAGCCCGTGGAAGGACGCGCTTGAAGAAGCCTTCCCCGAATTCATCGCCTTCTACTTTCCCGACGCCCACAGCCAGATCGACTGGCACCGCGAACACATCTTCCTCGACCAGGAGCTGCGCCAGGTCGTCCGTGACGCGGAACTCGGCCGGCGCTTCGTCGACAAGCTCGTGCGCGTGACGCGGCTCGGCGGCGGCGAAGAATGGGTCTATGTCCATGTCGAAGTGCAGGGCCGCCGCGAGACGGACTTCGCCAAGCGCATCTTCGTCTACAACTACCGCCTCTTCGATCGCTACGATCGCCCGGTGGCCAGCTTCGCCGTGCTCGCCGACGACGATCCCGGGTGGCGGCCCGAGCAGTTCCAGATCGAAGCCTTCGGCTGCCGCACCGGCATCCACTTTCCCGTCGCCAAGCTCCTCGACCATGCCGGCGAACTCGACGCCCTGTTCGCGGACGCCAACCCGTTCGCGCTGGTCACGGCCGCCCACCTGCTCACCCGCCAGACCCGGCACGACCCCACCGCCCGCTTCAAGGCCAAACGCCGGCTTGTGCGCCTGCTCTACGAGCGCAACTGGAGCAAGCGCCGCGTGCTGCGCCTGTTCTCGGTGCTCGACTGGATGATGCGGCTGCCCAAGGCTCTCGAGACTAAACTATGGCAGGATATCGAAGACATCGAAGGAGAACGGAAAGTGCGATACGTGACCAGCGTCGAACGGCTCGCCATCGAGCGCGGCATGCAGAAAGGGATGCAGCAGGGCATGCAGCAGGGGATGCAGCAGGGGATGCGGCAGGGCTTGGAGAAGGGCATCGTCAAAGGTGAAGGCACGATCCTGCGCCGTCAGCTCACCCGCCGTTTCGGCCCGCTGCCGCAGGACATCCTCGATCGCCTCGCCGATGCCGACGCCGCGCAGCTGGAAGCCTGGGCCGACCGCGTGATCGACGCGGCGAGCCTCGACGAAGTCTTCGCCGGGGATTGATCGCCACGGGCGGGGGCCTCCCGCCGGACGGATGCATCGCCGCCATCGCGGTCCCACGTGGCTTCATGGTCGCGTCCTGCGACACCTCCCCCTGCCATGCGACAGGCCGGCTCGGACTCTACGTCCATGCCAGGGAACACGGTTCAGGTGGAGGCCGGGACGCTGTCCGGGCGTTCCCCCTTGGTAGGCGGTTTATCCCTTGCGGGCTGGTTGCGAACGCCCATGGGCGGCGCTGGCGGCGGGCGCTAGGATCGAACCATCGCGGCCAGTGCCGCCTGCCTGGATGCCACCGTCGTGGGCCGTGCCGCCAGAACCCCCATCGAAGTCCTGCTTGTCGATGACCAGCCCGCCATCCTTGCCGGTGTCGGCGCGCTGATCGGCAGCGAGGCGCCTTTCCTTCACCTCGCCGGGTCTGCCGGCTGCGGCCGCGACGCGCTCGAACTGGCACGCCATCTGCAGCCCGACATCATCGTGCTCGATGTCGAACTCGGCGGCGAGGACGGCCTCGCCCTCATCCCCCGCCTGCGCGCCTGCTGCCATGCCGTGATCGTGTTGTTCAGCGCCCTGGCCGGCACGGAAGGCCGCCTGCGCGTGCTGCAGCCGGATGCCGCCGCCTTCGTCTCCAAGGAAGGGGAGGGCCGGGAACTGATCGACGCCATCCGGCGCGCCGCCGCTCGAGCGGGCGGCGAAAGCTGCGGGGCGGGTTCCGGTGTTCTCCGGCCATGAGCCGTGACAATTGTCATTGCCGGGTTGGGTTCAATTGACCAAGCGCCCGGGGTGCAATCACTCATCCGGTCTGCCCTGGTCTGGACTACAGTGGAATCGGATGAAAGAGGAGCGCTGGCAATGAAGACCGCAGGCATCCGGCCTAGGCTGCAAGCATTCGTGGAAAACGAAGAAGGCGTGACCGCGATCGAATATGCCCTGCTGGCGGCGCTGATCTTCGGTGCGATCGTGATCTCGGTCGGTGTGCTGGGTGAGGCCGTTGCCGCGCTTTACGACGATGTCGCAGCCAAGGTGGCGGCGGCGCTGTCCTGAAAAGGTTTCAAGGCCGGGGCGGTTGCCGCGGCGAAGGTTTCCGGAACGGTACTCCCGCTCCGGTGGGTGGCCGGGAGTCCGGCGGTTCGTTGATGAAGGAGAGGATCATGCTTGAAATGATGAAGCGGTTCGTCCGTGACGAAGAAGGCGTGACGGCGATCGAGTATGGGCTGATTGCGGCCCTGATTGCGGTGGTGATTATCGCTGCAGTTCGGCTTGTCGGAACTAACTTGAACACAGTATTTAATACCGTTGCTACCGCTCTTGGTGGCGCTGGTGGCGGCACTCCGTAGTATCAGAAAAGGGGGTGTTAAGCTTTAAATAGGTTTTTAAACTGAAGGTGCCCGCGAAATGAGCATTGGTTTGGCGTTGCTGCTGTTGGTGATCGGATGGGCAGTAATCACCGATCTCACCGCTAGCAAGGTCAGCAACAAGCTGATTGCTGTTGGTTTCGCGGGTGCTTTTTTCTTTAATTTGAGTGCAGGTAATGGGCAGGGGGTGCTCTCCCCTGCGGGTGGGAGTATCGGGTTACTGGCGATGGCGTCTGGAGTGGCGGTCAGCTTTGCTGCGCTGTTCCCCCTCTACGCCCTACGTGCCATGGGAGCCGGCGACGTCAAACTGATGATGGTGGTCGGCGCCTTTCTCGGCCCCTTGCAGACTTTGGGGGCGGTGGTGCTGACCTTCGTCGCCGGCGGCGTACTCGCCTTGGTGATGGCTATATGGCAGCGCTCGCTGAGCCGGATGTTGATCAACCTGCGCTTCATGCTCATCACCGGCATGGTGCGTGCCGCAGGGGGCGATAGCCCTCGCCTGGAGCCCCTGCAGCACACCGCCGGGCGCATGCCTTACGCGGTTGCGATTGCGGCCGGCACGGTGTTGCAACTGGTGCTGGTCCGTTCCGGGGGCTGGGCCTTGAGCTGAAAGGCTGAAAACGATTCGCGGAGAACCGTCATGAGCAGTCAAGTCCGTGCCCAGGTGATCCCGCTCGAACAGGCGTCCGCTTTTCCGCGTGCGCCGCGAACGGTGGAAGAAACCGGCTTGCCGCTGCTCTTCCTGGTTGAGCTGGCCTCCAAGCTGCTGTTCGTGCGCGGCCAGCTCTATCTCACCGAAATGTCGCACCAGCTCCGGCTGCCGGCGATCGTGCTCGACAGCCTGCTGAGCTTCATGCGCGCCGAGCGCCTGTGTGAAGTCGTGCGTCGCGGCGAAACCGACGGCGACGTCCTGTACGAGTTGACCGATGCCGGGCGGGCGCGCGCCGTCGAGTACCTCGGCCGCTGCAAGTACGCCGGTGCGGCGCCGGTGTCGCTGGACGATTACGTCGCCCAGGTCGAGCGCCAGTCGGTGACCAAGATGAAGGTGACCCGCGAAGGCGTGGATAAGGCCTTCCGCGGCCTGGTGATCAAGCCCGAAGTGCGCGACCAGCTGGGTGCGGCGATGGGTTCGGGGCGTGCGCTGTTCCTGTACGGTCCGGCGGGCGCGGGCAAGACCTATCTTGCCGAGCGCCTGGCTTTACTCCTCGACGGTGATGTCGCCGTGCCGCACGCGATCTTCGTCGATGGCGAGATCATCCAGGTGTACGACCCGCTGATTCACCATGCGGTGGAAGATGCGCCGCGCAGCGCAGGTGCCGCGATCGACAACCTGATGCGGCCCGACCTGCGCTGGGTGCGCTGCCGCCGCCCGGTGGCGATTACCGGTGGCGAGCTGACCTTGAAGATGCTCGACCTCGACTACGACGCCAGCACCGGGTTTTACCAGGCGCCGCCGCACGTCAAGGCCAACAACGGCCTGTTCGTGGTCGATGACCTCGGCCGCCAGCTGGTGCAGCCCGAACAGCTGCTCAACCGCTGGATCGTGCCGATGGACCGCCACCACGACTACCTGGCCTTGCACAGCGGTATCAAGTTTTCGCTGCCGTTCGACGTGGTGTTGGTGTTTTCTACCAACCTGATGCCGTCCGATGTGGCCGACCCCGCCTTCCTGCGCCGGCTCGGTTACAAGATCCACATTGGGCCGATGGACGAAGACGAATACCGCAGCATTTTCATGCGGGTCTGCGAAGAGCGTGAAGTGCCGTTCGACGAAGCCGCCTTTCGCTCCCTGCTCGAAGATTTCCATGCGGGCAGCGGCCAGCCCTTGCTGGCGTGCTACCCCCGCGACCTGATCGGGCCGATCGCCGATTTTGCCCGTTACCGGGGCGAGCCGGCACGCCTCACCCAGGACAGCCTGCAATGGGCATGGCATAACTATTTTGCTAGTCGCTAATAACGTAAAAGGCGCAGGATGAAATTGCAGCACCGGCAAGCGGGCGGCGGATGAAAGGTCCGGAATCCGGGCGATAACAGGGGGCTGGCCGCTTGCCGGCGCCCCGCAAGAAAAGGGAGGCTTCCATGAAAGCGAAGGGTCTCGCATTCCTGCTCGTCGCCATGCTGGCCGGGCTTGCCGCAGTCTTTCTGGGTACGCGATGGCTGCAGTCCAAATCGGCCGGCGACGGCACCCGGATCGCGGTGGCCGCGGTCGAACTGCCGCTGGGCGGGCGGATCAACCGCGAAGCGCTGCGCCTGGTTTCATGGCCGGCTACCAGCGTGCCCAAGGGGGCGTTCAGCGACCTCGAATCCCTCGACGGCCGTGTCGCGATCAGCGGCATCCAGCCCGGCGAGCCGGTGCTGGAATCCCGCCTTGCGCCGGTCGGCACCCGCGGCGGCTTGTCTGCGGTGGTGCCCGAAGGCAAGCGCGCGATCACCGTCCGCGTCAATGACGTGATCGGCGTCGCCGGCTTCACCCTCCCCGGCAACTATGTCGACATCATGGTCAATACGCAGAAGACGGATGCGCGCGGCTCTGGCGACGACCAGATGATCTCCAAGATCGTCCTCGAGCGCATCCTGGTGCTGGCGGTGGCCCAGGAGGCCAGCCGCGACGAGACCAAGCCGCGGGTGGTGAATGCGGTGACCCTCGAAGTCACCCCGGAAGAGGCCGAGCGCCTGGACCTGGCGCGCAGCGTCGGCACCCTGTCGCTGGTATTGCGCAACCAGATCGATTCCGAGCCGGCCGAAACCAAGGGCATTACCCGCGCGGTGCTGCTGCGCAGCACGCCTGAGCCCCAGCCGGTTGCCGCCGCGCCTTCGGCGCCGCCGCCGCGGCGGGTGGTGCGGCGGGTGGCGGCTCCCCAGGACAAGATCTGTGTCGAGGTCATTCGCGGCGTTTCCAAAACGATCGAATGCTTCTGACTTCCAGCTCCGGCATGCAGCGCACCGAACAGGGGAACAACATGAGCACGAACAATAAGATTCGCAGTCGCCGCCCGGTGCGGCACGGGCTGTCTGCAGCGGTTGCGCTTGCGCTGATCCTGTCGGGTGCGGCCCTGCCGGGCAGTGCGCTGGCGGCAACGGCCAAGGACGTAATCGGCCCGGCCGGAGGGACGCCCTGCGGGCGGGTCATGCTGGCGCCGATGGTGACCATTCCGGTGGGCAAGTCCTCAGTGATCCAGCCCGAAATTCCGGTGCGCCGCATTCTGCTGGGCAACCCGGAAAATTCGCAGGCGGCCCGCCCCAGCACCGGCGCCAGTCCGGACGGTGGTGGGCAGCAGAAGAGCGGACAGAATGAAGGTCGCCCCGGTGTGGCCCAGGTGGATGTGCTGCTGCTGAGTCCGAATGAAATCTATCTGCTCGGTAAAACCGTGGGTTCGACCAACATCGTGCTCGTCGACCGTGCGGGCGGGTGCACGGCGCTGGATATCACTGTCGGCATGGATGTGACTTCGGTCCAGGGCATGCTCGGCAAGCTGATGCCGGAAGAAACCGGCATCGAGGTCGGTTCGGCCTACGATTCGCTGGTGCTGAGCGGAACCGTCAGCGACGCTGCCAAGGTGGAGCGTGCAGTCGAAATCGCTGCGGCCTATGTTGGCGGGGTAAAGAACGGTGTCAGCCCGCGGGTGCTGAACCTGCTCCAGGTCGGCGCGCCGCAGCAGGTGATGCTGGAGGTGAAAGTTGCTGAAATATCGAAGGCGGTGCTGGACCGCTTCGGCATCGACTTCACCCGGGCCTATGCTTCCGGTGACGGCACGATGATTCGCTTCCTGTCCGGCCTGTTCGGTGGCGGTCCGGTGGCGGGAGGCCATATCTCGGGCACCACGGGGGCGCAGGTGGGCGGCGGTAGCGTCGATTCGATCACCAATGGCAGCCTGACCGGTGCGATCACCACCCCTGTGGGCGATGCGAGTATCGGCGGTGGTACGGTAACCGTGCCGATGATCCCGGCGAACAACACAACCTTGATCGGGATCGATGCCCTGAAGCGCGACGGACTGGTCAAGATCCTGGCCGAGCCGACGGTGATGGCGATCAGCGGGCAGGAAGGCAGCTTCCTCGCAGGGGGAAGCATCTTCATTCCGGTGGCGGATGACGATGGCGGCGTCGAACTGGAAGAGCGGGAATTCGGCGTTTCGGTGCGATTCACCCCCACCGTGCTGGAGGGTGGAAGGATCAATCTCGAGGTCCATCCCGAAGTCTCGGAACTGAACCGGGAAGGGGCGGGGCTGATCGCGCCCAATATCAGCGGGGCGGCAATATTGCCGGCATTTACCAAGCGGCGCGCATCCACCACCGTGCAGCTGGGCGATGGGCAGAGCTTTGCCATTGGTGGCCTGATCAAGAACAACGTCACCACCAATATCAATGCCTTCCCCTTCCTGGGCGAGATCCCGGTGCTGGGGGCGCTGTTCCGCAGTACCGAATTCCAGACCGACCGTTCCGAGCTGGTGTTCGTTGTCACCCCGCGCCTGGTCAAACCCTTGCCGCCCGACTATGCGCTGCCTACGGACAATTACGTGCCGCCCAGCCGCGGAGAGCTCATTCTTCAGGGCCGAACCGAAGGCAGCCCGCCTGCCCCTGCCCAGGAGAGTGGGGTACAACCGGGCATGGCACCGGAAGCCGGTGGCGGCTTCGAACCGACCCCTTGAGGAGCAGATCATGCGCACATTCGCAAATTTTGCTGTTTCCGTGCTGCTGCTGGGACTGAGCGGCTGCATGTCCACCTCGCCGGCCTGGGATGCCCGCTTCGGTGAAGCGGCCAGGGTGGCTAACGCCCAGCAGGTGATCAATCCCATGGCCTCCCAGAGCGCCGACATGGTGAGCGGTGTCGACGGCAAAGCCGCACAAGGGGCGATGACCGGGTATGCCAAAAGCTTTGCCAGGGCCGAGTCTGGTAAGCAATCCGGCGAGCAGTCCGGTGCAAGCATTAGCTTTGGCACTGCCGGGCAGTGAATGGTTGCCGAGCTGAAAGGAGGATCCGATCATGCGGTTTCGCGACTCAGGGCCCAATAAACAGCGCGGTGCGGTGGCCATCATCACCGGGCTGGCGATGGTCGTGCTGGTCGGATTCGCCGGACTGGCGCTGGATGGCGGGCGCTTGTATGTGAACAAGACCGAGCTGCAGAACGCCGCAGACTCCTGCGCTTTGGCGGCGGCATTCGAGCTGACGGGGGCGCCGATTCCGTCGGATGCCTTCGGTCATGCCGAAAATGCCGGGAAGCTGGTTGGCAGCGAAAACAGCGTCGATTTTCAGGGCGATACGATCTCTGCGGGCGATATCGTCGTGGAATTTTCTCCTGCTCTTTCTGGGCCATGGTTGGCGACGGGTAGTGCGGGCGGTGATTCCAAGTACGTTCGGTGCACGATCACCGAGGACGAAATCAGTCCCTGGTTCATGCAGGTTCTCGGTTTTGGGGAGCAGACAGTTGCTGCTCTGGCGACCGCTACGTTGCGCCCGGCGCAAACCAACTGTGCCATCCCCGTGGGCCTGTGCAGCAAAGGCGCCGCAGAGGATGAAGATGGATATGGCCACGTGATCGGCCAGTGGTATGAAGATGGTATATACGAGGCCGGAGAGGGGCAGACCGGTAGTTTCAACTGGATTGATTTTTCGCCGCCGGGAGGTGGTGCTTCCGAACTCTCCGACCTGTTTGAGGGAGAGGGGCAATGCGATTTGTCGACCGATTCGCAAGTTGGGCAAAGCGGTAAGGTCCAGAGTCTTGAAAAAGGCTGGAATACACGCTTTGGTCTGTATAAAGGTGGAAGCAGTGAGGATACCGCCCCACCGGACTGGACCGGCTACGCTTATACCTATAAAGACGATCCCGCCGCGGCACAAAGCTGGCACGCCAAAGCGGATGCCTATGATGATTTCAAATCCAAAAGAGCGGACAACACGCCATACCAGGGGGACACGCTCAGTGGCCTTGAACTGGGAAATAGCTATAAAAGCATATCGGCGGCCACCCACGCGGCAAAGGGGGCCAATCGCCGATTGGTGACTGTGCCGATCGTCCCCTGTGAGGATTGGGCAAGCAGCCAGGTGGTTGATATTAAGGCTTGGGCCTGCATGCTGATGCTGCACCCGGTTACGGGGCCGCACGATACCATCTACATGGAATATCTCGGGCTGTCGAACATGCCGGGTAGCCCCTGCGTGACGTATGGCCTGCCCGGGGACTCGACTGCACAAGGGCCCGCAGTGCCAACACTGGTCCAATGAGAGGGGAGCAAAATGCGCAAGTCCATGCGCGGCGTTGCTGCAGTCGAACTCGCAATCGTGCTGGTTCCCTTGATACTCCTGGGTTTCGGCATTACCGAATTCGGTCGCGCAATGTACACGTACAACACGCTGACAAAGTCGGTGCGCGATGCTGCGCGTTACCTGACGCGGCAGACGCCAGGAGATACTGTTGCGCATGGTGCCGCGAAGTGTCTTGCAGTTCATGGCAATGAAAGCTGTACCGGCGCAGTGCTGGCGCCTGGCTTGAGCACGAGCCTGGTTCAGGTGACGGAGGGTTCGCTGACAACTGGCACCGGTACGATCAACACGGTAACAGTCACAATCAGCGCGTATCCATACAACTCAGTTGTCGAATTCGTGATGCCGGATCTCACCTTCGGCAATATTTCGATCACGATGAGGTCGCAGCTATGAAGCTCTGCACCTGTCGAATATTGAAAGATCAGCGTGGCGCGGCAGCCGTGGAGTTTGCCATTGTGGCGGCCGTGTTCTTCATGATCCTGATCGGCGTCATGGAAATGGGCCGGATGCTGTGGGCCTGGAATGCCGCAACTGAGGCTACTCGCCTGGGGGCCCGGTTGGCAGTGGTCTGTACCAAGGATGATCCGATCATCGAGACGCGAATGCGTGAGAGGCTTCCGGGCTTCATGACTGCAACGATCTCGGTTGAATACCTCGGGTCGTCGGTGCGTGTAAGCCTGTCGAACTATACCCATCAGACGCTGATTCCCTTCGTGTCACTCGCTGTGCCGCTGCCGCCTTTCCAGACCACGCTCCCATTCGAAGGAATGGACAGCGCCGGTAACCCGGTATGTAACTGAAGACGTAGGGCATAACCGACTCAATGAGACCAAGGCCATGAAAATCAGAATCCTCTCCGACACCCAGGACGGCGCAGAACGGCTGCGGTCGATGCTGGCGCAGCCGGACAGGACGATGGACATCGCCGTCGGTTATGGCGACTCGAGCCAGCCTCTGGGCCCGATCAACGGTGTCGTGCCCGACGTGATGGTGCTCGACGCCTTCGCGCCGGAGAACCTGGCGGCGCTCGAATCGCTGACCTTGCGCCACCCCCAGATCGAACCGATCGTCATCTCGTCGGATACTTCGTCGGACTTCCTGCTGCGCGCCTTCCGTGCCGGGGTGCGCGAAGTGCTGCCCAGCCCGGTGCAGGCCGATGCGCTCGGCGGGGCGATCGAACGGATCGCGCGCAAGCGCGGCGCGGCGCCGGCGGCGGACGGACAGATCATCGCCATGACCTCGTGCAAGGGCGGCAGCGGCGCGACTTTTTTGGCGACCAACCTGGCCTGGATACTGGCGGTCGAGCACGGGAAACGGGTGGCGATGATCGACCTCAACCTGCAGTTTGGCGACGCTTCGATGTACCTGACCAACGAGAAGCCGGTGAGCGATCTGGCGCAGCTGTGCCAGGAAATCCACCGCCTCGATGCAGATCTGCTCGATTCGGCGATGATCGAGATCGTTCCCGGCTTCGGCCTGCTGGCGGCGCCGGATGACCCTGCTCACGCGACGGACATCAAGGCCAGGCATGTCGAGGCGATCCTGAAGGTCGCGCGCGCCAACCACGACTTCGTTGTCGTCGATGTCGGCCGGACGCTCGATACCGTGAGCCTGCAGCTCTTTGACATGGCGGACAAGATATTGCCCGTGGTGCAGCTGACCATGCCTTTCATCCGTGAAGCCCGGCGCCTGGTTGATGTCTTCACGTCTCTCGGTTATCCGCAGTCGAAGGTGGGGCTGGTCGTCAATCGCTACGAAAAGAGCAGCGAGATCGGGCTGGAGGATCTGGAGCGCATTGTCCGGGCGAAGGTGTTCAAGACCGTACCGAATTGCTACAAGGCCGTTGCCGCCTCGGTGAACCAGGGGCAGGCGATCGCCCGGCTGGAAAAGAGCAGCCCGGTGGCCAAGGCGCTGCGCGAGATCGCCACCGCGCTCGACACGTCGTCGGCGCTGAAAGGAAAGGGCTGGCTGTCGCGGCTGTTTTCCTCGCATTGAGGAAGCGGCTCCATTGAAGAACAGGGGAGGCTGAAATGAGTCTGCGTCAACGCCTGGAATCGGTTGTGCCGGAAACGGCCGCACGCACCCCTGCCCCGCCCGAGTCCGGCACGGGCCGGGTCTATCAGGCCCTGAAGATGCGCATCCACCAGTTGCTGCTGTCGCGCATCGACCTCGAAGCGATGGAAGGGCTCGAGCCCGACCGCCTGCGCGAAGAGTTGCGCCTGATGGTCGAGCGCCTGCTTACCGAAGAAAACATCGTCGTCAATACCGCCGAGCGCCGCGATCTGGTGCGCGACATCCAGCACGAGATGCTGGGCCTGGGGCCGATCGAGCCGCTGCTCGCCGACCCTACCGTGTCGGACATCCTGATCAACGGTTCGCAGCAGGTCTATGTGGAACGCCACGGCAAGCTGGAGCTGACCAACATCGCGTTCAGCGACGACGACCACCTGATGAAGATCATCGACAAGATCGTGTCGCGGGTGGGGCGGCGGATCGACGAATCGAGCCCGATGGTCGACGCCCGCCTGCCGGACGGTTCGCGGGTCAATGCGATCATTCCGCCGCTGGCGCTCGACGGGCCGTCGGTGTCGATCCGCCGCTTTGCCGCGATTCCGCTGACCATGGACCGGTTGCTGGACTACAAATCGCTGACGCCGGCGATGAGCCAGCTGCTCGCCGACCTGGTGCAGGCAAAGGTCAATATCCTGATTTCGGGCGGCACCGGCAGCGGCAAGACGACCTTGCTCAACATCCTGTCGGCGTACATTCCGACTAACGAGCGCATCGTCACCATCGAAGATGCGGCCGAACTGCAGCTGCAGCAGCCGCATGTGGTGCGGCTGGAGACGCGGCCGCCGAACATCGAGGGCAAGGGCGAGGTGACCCAGCGCGCGCTGGTGCGCAACGCGCTGCGCATGCGCCCGGACCGCATCATCCTCGGCGAGACGCGCGGGGGCGAGGCCTTTGACGTGCTGCAGGCGATGAACACCGGCCATGAAGGCTCGATGACGACGGTGCACGCCAACTCGCCGCGCGACGCGCTCGGGCGCATGGAAAACATGCTCGGCATGGCGGGGGTGAATCTGCCGCAAAAAGTCGCCCGCGCCCAGATCGCCAGCGCAATCGGCGTGATCGTGCAGGTGAACCGCCTGACCGACGGCAAGCGCAAGGTGGTGAGCATCCAGGAGATCACCGGCATGGAAGGCGACATGATCACGATGCAGGAAGTCTTCTCGTTCCGCCAGCAGGGGATCAACGATGCCGGCGTGGTCGACGGCTTCTTCTCGGCGACCGGAGTGCGTCCGCACTTTGCCGAGCGCCTGCGCGCCTTCGGCATCCGCCTGACCGAAGATATGTTCGACCCGAGCCGGCATTTCGAGTGAAGCCGCCATGGACATCCTGACCCTGCTGTTTGCACTGGCCGTGTTCATTGCGGTGGTGCTGTTCCTGGAGGGCGGCTTCCTGTGGTGGAACGCCACCCGCAGTGCCGAGGTGAGGCGTCTGCATCAGCGTCTGGCCGATGCCGCGACCGGTGGCTCGGCGCGCAGCGGCGCGCACGCGACGCCCTTGTTCAAAGCGCAGAGCGCGACCGGTTCGGCTGCCGGCGACCGGATTCTGGACGCCATTCCCCGCCTGCACGGCCTGAATCGGCTGGTCGTGCAGTCGCGGGTGGACCTGACCCTGGCGCAGTTGCTGGGGTGGACGGCGGTGCTTGCGCTGATCGGCTTCGTCCTGCCGCTGCTGCTCGAACGCCCGCTGGTGTTCGGCATCATCGGCGCCGGTGTGCTCGGCATGTTGCCGATCCTGTATGTGATGCGGGAGCGCACCCAGCACCTGAAGCGCTTCGAGCTGCAGCTGCCCGAAGCGCTCGACCTGATGGGGCGCGCGCTGCGGGCGGGCCATGCCTTTCCGACCGCGATCAAGATGGTCGCCGACGAGATGAAGGACCCGATCGCCGGGGAGTTCCGGATCCTGTTCGACGAGATGAACTATGGCGTGCCGCAGCAGACCGCAATGCTCAACCTTGCGGCGCGCACCGACAGCACCGATCTGAGCTATTTCGTGATCGCGGTGCTGATCCAGCGCGATTCCGGCGGCAACCTGGCCGAGCTCCTCGACAATATTTCGTCGATCATCCGCGCCCGCCTGAAACTGTATGGCGAAATCCGCACGCTGTCGGCGGAGGGGCGCCTGTCGGCGTGGATCCTGGGCTCGCTGCCGTTCGTGGTGGCGATCGTGATCAATCTGATCAACCCGGGTTTCATGAAGGTGCTGTGGGAAGACCCCGCGGGCCTCAACCTTATTTACGGCGCGCTGGTGATGATGGTGCTAGGGGTGCTGTGGATGCGCAAGATCATCCGCATCCGCGTCTAGCCGGGAATCGCCAGCGCCGGGAAGGAGACGGACATGGACTTCGTGCAGATCGGGTTTCTCGGGCTGCTGTTCGTCGCCGTGACGGCGGCTGCCTTCTTCGTCCTCGGCCTGTTCGTGCGCTCGCCGACGGCCGAGCGCCTGGATGCGATCGGCGGCGGCAAGCCGGGGCCGGCGCCCGGCGGGGATGCCTGGGTGGAGCGTGTGGTCAAGCTGACCAAGCCCTTC
Proteins encoded in this window:
- a CDS encoding pilus assembly protein TadG-related protein; this encodes MRFRDSGPNKQRGAVAIITGLAMVVLVGFAGLALDGGRLYVNKTELQNAADSCALAAAFELTGAPIPSDAFGHAENAGKLVGSENSVDFQGDTISAGDIVVEFSPALSGPWLATGSAGGDSKYVRCTITEDEISPWFMQVLGFGEQTVAALATATLRPAQTNCAIPVGLCSKGAAEDEDGYGHVIGQWYEDGIYEAGEGQTGSFNWIDFSPPGGGASELSDLFEGEGQCDLSTDSQVGQSGKVQSLEKGWNTRFGLYKGGSSEDTAPPDWTGYAYTYKDDPAAAQSWHAKADAYDDFKSKRADNTPYQGDTLSGLELGNSYKSISAATHAAKGANRRLVTVPIVPCEDWASSQVVDIKAWACMLMLHPVTGPHDTIYMEYLGLSNMPGSPCVTYGLPGDSTAQGPAVPTLVQ
- a CDS encoding TadE/TadG family type IV pilus assembly protein yields the protein MRKSMRGVAAVELAIVLVPLILLGFGITEFGRAMYTYNTLTKSVRDAARYLTRQTPGDTVAHGAAKCLAVHGNESCTGAVLAPGLSTSLVQVTEGSLTTGTGTINTVTVTISAYPYNSVVEFVMPDLTFGNISITMRSQL
- a CDS encoding TadE/TadG family type IV pilus assembly protein gives rise to the protein MKLCTCRILKDQRGAAAVEFAIVAAVFFMILIGVMEMGRMLWAWNAATEATRLGARLAVVCTKDDPIIETRMRERLPGFMTATISVEYLGSSVRVSLSNYTHQTLIPFVSLAVPLPPFQTTLPFEGMDSAGNPVCN
- a CDS encoding AAA family ATPase, translated to MKIRILSDTQDGAERLRSMLAQPDRTMDIAVGYGDSSQPLGPINGVVPDVMVLDAFAPENLAALESLTLRHPQIEPIVISSDTSSDFLLRAFRAGVREVLPSPVQADALGGAIERIARKRGAAPAADGQIIAMTSCKGGSGATFLATNLAWILAVEHGKRVAMIDLNLQFGDASMYLTNEKPVSDLAQLCQEIHRLDADLLDSAMIEIVPGFGLLAAPDDPAHATDIKARHVEAILKVARANHDFVVVDVGRTLDTVSLQLFDMADKILPVVQLTMPFIREARRLVDVFTSLGYPQSKVGLVVNRYEKSSEIGLEDLERIVRAKVFKTVPNCYKAVAASVNQGQAIARLEKSSPVAKALREIATALDTSSALKGKGWLSRLFSSH
- a CDS encoding CpaF family protein; protein product: MSLRQRLESVVPETAARTPAPPESGTGRVYQALKMRIHQLLLSRIDLEAMEGLEPDRLREELRLMVERLLTEENIVVNTAERRDLVRDIQHEMLGLGPIEPLLADPTVSDILINGSQQVYVERHGKLELTNIAFSDDDHLMKIIDKIVSRVGRRIDESSPMVDARLPDGSRVNAIIPPLALDGPSVSIRRFAAIPLTMDRLLDYKSLTPAMSQLLADLVQAKVNILISGGTGSGKTTLLNILSAYIPTNERIVTIEDAAELQLQQPHVVRLETRPPNIEGKGEVTQRALVRNALRMRPDRIILGETRGGEAFDVLQAMNTGHEGSMTTVHANSPRDALGRMENMLGMAGVNLPQKVARAQIASAIGVIVQVNRLTDGKRKVVSIQEITGMEGDMITMQEVFSFRQQGINDAGVVDGFFSATGVRPHFAERLRAFGIRLTEDMFDPSRHFE
- a CDS encoding type II secretion system F family protein gives rise to the protein MDILTLLFALAVFIAVVLFLEGGFLWWNATRSAEVRRLHQRLADAATGGSARSGAHATPLFKAQSATGSAAGDRILDAIPRLHGLNRLVVQSRVDLTLAQLLGWTAVLALIGFVLPLLLERPLVFGIIGAGVLGMLPILYVMRERTQHLKRFELQLPEALDLMGRALRAGHAFPTAIKMVADEMKDPIAGEFRILFDEMNYGVPQQTAMLNLAARTDSTDLSYFVIAVLIQRDSGGNLAELLDNISSIIRARLKLYGEIRTLSAEGRLSAWILGSLPFVVAIVINLINPGFMKVLWEDPAGLNLIYGALVMMVLGVLWMRKIIRIRV